From Aquila chrysaetos chrysaetos chromosome 3, bAquChr1.4, whole genome shotgun sequence, the proteins below share one genomic window:
- the SRMS gene encoding tyrosine-protein kinase Srms isoform X1 — translation MEQFVRKRLTFLTSFWNKLRPRSVPESCSLGYLGSDSVSLHSEPNSVSFIPKSSLFIALYAFTARSAEELSVSAGDKLRVLREEGEYVLARRLLGEPAMGYVPAAYVANLSQGTSAHRPWYFSKISRNEAEQLLLSPPNQHGSFLVRDSESSKGEYSLSVRNHTKVSHFRICKSPGGSLYIQKGHPFPDMEELLAFYTEHWKVIQSPLLQPCSPATPPERDGWERPRWEFTLRRKLGEGYFGEVWEGLWRNTVPVAIKIIKADMKAEDFTKEIQNLKRLRHEKLIQLHAVCSLDEPVYIITELMRKGNLHSYLNSPEGKSLGTSHLLNIACQVADGMRYLEEKHIVHRDLAARNILVGEELTCKIADFGLARLLKDDIYSTSSSTKIPVKWTAPEAANYRTYSLKSDVWSYGILLYEVFTYGQIPYEGMTNQETVRQITRGYRLPRPSSCPPEIYSIMLECWSGNTEERPTFLALREKLGFIYRRLLSSLS, via the exons ATGGAGCAGTTTGTCCGGAAGCGTTTGACCTTCCTGACGTCCTTCTGGAACAAGCTCCGTCCCCGCTCCGTGCCGGAGAGCTGCTCGCTGGGGTATCTTGGTTCTGATTCCGTTTCGCTGCACTCGGAGCCGAACTCCGTTTCCTTCATCCCCAAGTCTTCTCTCTTTATCGCTTTATACGCTTTCACAGCCCGGAGCGCGGAGGAACTGAGCGTAAGCGCAGGGGACAAACTTCGTGTCCTCAGAGAAGAAGGAGAGTATGTCTTAGCCCGGCGGCTGCTGGGGGAACCGGCCATGGGGTACGTTCCCGCTGCGTACGTGGCCAACCTCAGCCAGGGCACCTCCGCTCACCGGCC CTGGTACTTCAGCAAGATCAGCCGAAACGAAGCCGAGCAGCTCCTCCTCTCGCCTCCCAACCAGCACGGCTCCTTCCTCGTCCGCGACAGTGAGAGCAGCAAGGGCGAATACTCTCTCTCAG TGCGCAACCACACGAAGGTCAGCCACTTCCGAATCTGCAAGAGCCCCGGGGGAAGCCTCTACATCCAGAAGGGGCATCCCTTCCCCGACATGGAGGAGCTCCTCGCCTTCTACACCGAGCACTGGAAGGTCATCCAGAGCCccttgctgcagccctgcagccccgcg ACCCCCCCCGAGAGGGACGGCTGGGAGCGCCCGCGCTGGGAGTTCACCCTGCGGAGGAAGCTGGGCGAGGGCTACTTTGGAGAGGTGTGGGAAGGGCTGTGGAGGAACACGGTGCCGGTGGCCATCAAGATCATAAAAG CTGACATGAAGGCAGAAGACTTCACCAAGGAGATTCAGAACCTGAAGCGCCTGAGGCATGAGAAGCTGATCCAGCTACACGCCGTCTGCTCGCTGGATGAGCCCGTGTACATCATTACTGAGCTCATGCGGAAAGGCAACCTCCACAGCTACCTCAACA GTCCTGAAGGGAAGTCCCTGGGCACCTCCCACCTGCTCAACATCGCCTGCCAAGTAGCGGATGGGATGAGGTACCTGGAGGAGAAGCACATTGTCCACCGGGATCTGGCGGCCAGAAACATCCTGGTGGGAGAGGAACTCACCTGCAAAATCGCTGATTTTGGACTTGCCCGGCTCCTCAAG GATGACATTTAttccaccagcagcagcactaaAATCCCGGTGAAGTGGACAGCCCCGGAGGCAGCCAACTACCGCACCTACTCCCTCAAATCCGATGTTTGGTCCTATGGGATTCTGCTCTACGAAGTCTTCACGTATGGACAGATCCCGTATGAAG GAATGACAAACCAAGAAACCGTACGGCAGATCACCAGGGGCTACCGCCTTCCGCggcccagctcctgccctcctgAGATCTACAGCATCATGCTGGAGTGCTGGAGCGGCAACACGGAGGAGCGTCCTACCTTCCTGGCCCTGCGGGAGAAGCTGGGCTTCATCTACAGACGGCTGCTCAGCTCCCTCTCCTGA
- the SRMS gene encoding tyrosine-protein kinase Srms isoform X2 has product MGYVPAAYVANLSQGTSAHRPWYFSKISRNEAEQLLLSPPNQHGSFLVRDSESSKGEYSLSVRNHTKVSHFRICKSPGGSLYIQKGHPFPDMEELLAFYTEHWKVIQSPLLQPCSPATPPERDGWERPRWEFTLRRKLGEGYFGEVWEGLWRNTVPVAIKIIKADMKAEDFTKEIQNLKRLRHEKLIQLHAVCSLDEPVYIITELMRKGNLHSYLNSPEGKSLGTSHLLNIACQVADGMRYLEEKHIVHRDLAARNILVGEELTCKIADFGLARLLKDDIYSTSSSTKIPVKWTAPEAANYRTYSLKSDVWSYGILLYEVFTYGQIPYEGMTNQETVRQITRGYRLPRPSSCPPEIYSIMLECWSGNTEERPTFLALREKLGFIYRRLLSSLS; this is encoded by the exons ATGGGGTACGTTCCCGCTGCGTACGTGGCCAACCTCAGCCAGGGCACCTCCGCTCACCGGCC CTGGTACTTCAGCAAGATCAGCCGAAACGAAGCCGAGCAGCTCCTCCTCTCGCCTCCCAACCAGCACGGCTCCTTCCTCGTCCGCGACAGTGAGAGCAGCAAGGGCGAATACTCTCTCTCAG TGCGCAACCACACGAAGGTCAGCCACTTCCGAATCTGCAAGAGCCCCGGGGGAAGCCTCTACATCCAGAAGGGGCATCCCTTCCCCGACATGGAGGAGCTCCTCGCCTTCTACACCGAGCACTGGAAGGTCATCCAGAGCCccttgctgcagccctgcagccccgcg ACCCCCCCCGAGAGGGACGGCTGGGAGCGCCCGCGCTGGGAGTTCACCCTGCGGAGGAAGCTGGGCGAGGGCTACTTTGGAGAGGTGTGGGAAGGGCTGTGGAGGAACACGGTGCCGGTGGCCATCAAGATCATAAAAG CTGACATGAAGGCAGAAGACTTCACCAAGGAGATTCAGAACCTGAAGCGCCTGAGGCATGAGAAGCTGATCCAGCTACACGCCGTCTGCTCGCTGGATGAGCCCGTGTACATCATTACTGAGCTCATGCGGAAAGGCAACCTCCACAGCTACCTCAACA GTCCTGAAGGGAAGTCCCTGGGCACCTCCCACCTGCTCAACATCGCCTGCCAAGTAGCGGATGGGATGAGGTACCTGGAGGAGAAGCACATTGTCCACCGGGATCTGGCGGCCAGAAACATCCTGGTGGGAGAGGAACTCACCTGCAAAATCGCTGATTTTGGACTTGCCCGGCTCCTCAAG GATGACATTTAttccaccagcagcagcactaaAATCCCGGTGAAGTGGACAGCCCCGGAGGCAGCCAACTACCGCACCTACTCCCTCAAATCCGATGTTTGGTCCTATGGGATTCTGCTCTACGAAGTCTTCACGTATGGACAGATCCCGTATGAAG GAATGACAAACCAAGAAACCGTACGGCAGATCACCAGGGGCTACCGCCTTCCGCggcccagctcctgccctcctgAGATCTACAGCATCATGCTGGAGTGCTGGAGCGGCAACACGGAGGAGCGTCCTACCTTCCTGGCCCTGCGGGAGAAGCTGGGCTTCATCTACAGACGGCTGCTCAGCTCCCTCTCCTGA